The nucleotide sequence CCACTCGAATACTCGGTCCTCGAACACTATCTCGATTGGTAGATGCTAAACCAGCGCCACGTAGCAAGGGagtcaaaaagaaaaagaaacgaaaaaCATCCAAATACGATCCCGCCATTTCCCTCCGAATAAAAGACCCCTTCCCGCCAAAACCACAAAATGTTAAAGTGACTACACCCAGAACCACCGACACTCACACAGAGATCCACCACGCAGTCAATGGCGGACGACGAGCAAGGGACGGCTGCCAACGCCAGGCGGCGGAGCCGAGGACCAGAGGCGTCGGCCCGTGCCGGAGCCCTCGAACGCCTCAAAGCTCTCCGCCATGGCGGCCGCCGATCTGAAACTGGCGGGTTCCAAATCAAGATGGAGGACCGAATCTACGATACCGTCGGAGACGACGAGTACGAAGCAATTGTCGCCAAACGACGGGAAGAGGTCCGAGGCTTCATCGTCGACGACAACGGCCTAGGGTACTGCGATGAGGGCGAGGAAGAGGACTGGACCCGGGCCGGTCCGTCATCGGATGAATCGGACGGCGGCGATAGGCCCAAGAGGAAGAAGGtcgagaaaaaggaaaaagacaaGGACAAAGAGCCTGGGCCCAAAATGTCCAATTCGTCGCTCATGGCGGCGACGGCGATGATGGGGAAGCAGAGGCTTTCTTCGATGTTCACGTCGTCAGTTTTCGGGAAAAATAGAGATAATGAAAGGGGGAAAGGGTTGAATTGTGATAGTATTGTCGATGATGTGATTGCGGAGTTTGCGCCGGATGAGAATGACAGGGAGAAGCGGAGGAGGGGACAATCGAACAAGATTTTTGTGTCAAATTCGTGTGTTAAGAGTGAAATTGGGTCTGATAGGGGTGTCAATATAGCAATGAAGGTTGAATTGGATAGAGTTGTGGCAAGTGGTAGTGATTCTGTGGTGGGTTCTGTGCAGATTTATGAAGGGGTTGAAGAAAATGAGGGCAAGAAGGAGATGGTTTTCGAAGTTGGTGATCCCCCAATTGAGGAAATCCATGATTTTTCAGAGAGGGAAGGGGCAGATGAGGAGAAAAATGTGAATTTCATTGAAGAGAAAGTGGAACCTGTGGAGAAAAAGGAAGAGGTTTTCACTTTGAATGCAAAGATTAAGGAAGATAATAAGGACCCGTCATTGAGTGCTATGGCTCGATGGAAGGCGGTGAGGACTGGAGGGGATGGGAATGTTGGTGGCAGCGTTGTGGAGGTCAATAGTGGCTCAAATAACGAAGAGCTTTTGCAATGTGATTTGGAAGAAGATGGTTCACTGCCTTTTTACATGATTGATGCTTATGAAGAGTTCTATGGTGCTAATATGGGCAAGCTTTATCTGTTTGGGAAGGTAAAGATGGCAATAGTTTGATGTAACTTACATTCTGTTTGGTTCGTTACGAATGAAAGTTTGTAAATCTGTTTCATTTCTGAAGTGTAGTTCTTATGTTGCATGTTTGATCATGTTGCACTATAGGTCAAAGCAGGAAGTACATACCAGAGTTGTTGTGTGGTTGTAGAGAACATGCAGAGATGTGTCTACGCAATTCCAAACAGTTCTGTATTTCACAGTGATGAAATCATGAAGCTTGAAAAGGATGCCGAAGAGTCGAGGATATCATCCAGAGAATTCCGTACAAAGCTGCACGTAGGTGTTTGTTTTTCAACAAGCGGGAACATACATACCATGTAATTCTTGTTGGACTAgcatttaattttctttgctGCTGTTCGTGCTTTTGTTTTTCCTGTTATCAGGACATGGCTTCGGGTTTAAAGAGTGACATAGCTAAGAAGTTGTTGGATCAAAATGTTTCAGCTTTTAGCATGGCACCGGTTAAGGTTTGCACATATAATCATAGAGATATTTCCAACTTTGAATTTGATTAAATTATAACCAGTGAAGTTTATTGAGTCTTTGCGGAACTTTCCCGTTATTTGTTCCACTTTGTTGCTCATTGAGTGTTATGTGAACACATATAACAGAGAAACTACGCATTTGAGCGATCTGACATACCTGCAGGAGAGAATTATGTACTTAAGATCAATTATCCATTCAAGGTATAACACTCAACCTGTAATTGAATCAGTTTATAGAAATAAAGTACACCTTCAATTTGCATATCAACTATGTTACATCTTTCTAGTAAACATTTGGAGTTTCCTAGGTTTTTGTTCTTTACAGTTGCATGCTGTGAGACAGTGATGGTTAATGACTTGATGATTTAGTGTCAAAGTTCATTTGACTCCATTTTTATGAGTACTGATTGCACTGTCGCAGGATCCCCGACTTCCAGCAGATCTCAAAGGAGAAACATTCCATGCTCTTCTAGGAACACATAGCAGGTACAAGAAGTTATAGCATTTCCTCCAGTTTGATGTCTGATCTATAACTCTCAAATCTTTCGTTTGTGTTTATTCCTGGATTTTCCTAGTGGTGACCTTAGAGAATGGAGCTAGCTTATGTTTCTTTGGCGCTCTTTCTTTAATACATTAGAGAAAACCTAACATATCATAACTTACAGTGCGTTGGAGCTTTTTCTTGTTAAAAGGAAGATAAAAGGACCTTCTTGGCTATCAGTTTCAGGTTCTGAGTTTCGCACAGTTTCACAACGGGTGAGATCTCCAAGTCTGGACAGCTGTTATCATTTTAGCCATGATTATGAGCTTCATATTTTACTTGTTTTTGGGTTCATCTGTGAACTTTGATTATTCTATCATGCAGGTAAGTTGGTGCAAATTTGAGGTGGTCGTTAAATCTGCAAAAGACATACAGGTCTCAAATTGCCCAAAGAAAACTGCAGAGGCTCCCCCAGTGGTTGTTACTGCAATAAGTTTGAAAACtattaattttgatgaaattgtcTCTGCATCTGTTATCTGCTGTCACAAGTCCAAGGTTTGTTCTAGAATCATTTTTAGCACTGcttgttttagttttgtttttttctgtGACTTTTGATGCATCTTCTTGGGATACACAATTATCTAAGCCTACCGACTAACACGCAATGAAAATTTCATCCATTTGTTTCACTTCTACAGTCAACGAAGTTTGAAGCCATATATTCATATACTATACTTGCTGAAATTTTTTGCTAAGGTTCaccaaaattgttttcaatATCCTTATATTGTGCTCTTTGGCAATTCAGATTGACACTCCCGTGTTGGCATCAGAGTGGACAAGACCTGGCATGCTGAGTCATTTTACTGTTGTCCGTAAACTTGATGGAGGCATATTTCCCATGGGCTTCACTAAGGAGGCTACAGAAAAGAATTCTAAAGCTGGATCAAATGTTTTAAGCATCGAAAGCACGTGGGTTAACTAGCATATTTAATTCTCAATCAATCCTTTTCTTTGCTCTCAATAGAAAAAATAACAACTATTCCATTAAAAACTGTATTTTAGGTTCACTGTCCATTGAAGCTGAACTTTGTTTTGCAGCGAAAGGGCTTTACTAAACCGTTTGATGATTGAATTACACAAGTTGGACAGTGATGTTCTTGTTGGACACAATATATCTGGGTTTGACCTGGATGTCCTTCTCCGTAGAGCTAAGGTGGGAATACTTTTTCCTTTATGTTAAAAATTGATTGTATCTATCCTTGTTATGTTTATTTCAATGAGTTTGGTGAAATCATTCTATCATTTGTGATCGATAAGGTCATCCTTTTGCTAAAATATATGCATCTAGAGGCAAACTGGATGAAATACAGATGGCTGACCAGATGCAGTTCGTCATCAGATACATGATGTTTCAGTGCAACATGTCTTTtattttgcataaaaaaaacaaacaaaaaaacttgaCACTATTTTTAAAGACTTGGTTTAAAGTTTCAAACCATGAACAAAAAACATCATTCTCCAAATGCAGCTTTCTGTCGCCATGTCGTTCCACTGCAAATTTCTTGACCTTCCACTGTTTCAAATGCCTGTTTCTTGTTATGcaattcttctccttctgctCATCCTGATTTTTCCACATGCAAATTCATTTGTGCCATATTTGTAAATTCTATGTATTATTGGTAACACTCTttcccaaaaatttaaaaataaaagctaaattattttttatgcattatttGTAAGTTCGTACACTTAATCAGCTACCATTTCCCATGAATATTTAAAGATGTTTAATATTTGTAGGCTTGTAAGGTGCCAAATGCCATGTGGTCCAAAATAGGCCGTCTCAAGCGTGCTCTGATGCCTGACCTTGCAAAAGGAGGGTCCATTTTTGGATCTGGAGCAAGTCTAGGGATCATGTCCTGCATTTCTGGTCGCCTTTTGTGTGATACATACTTGTGTTCCCGTGATTTGTTAAGGGAGGTAAGTACTTGTGTTTTGGATTATATGCTTGGTATTGCTGATTAGGTTTAGGTCCTCAGCATTTCATGTATGCAATGTTTTGCCTTTCCAGGTTAGCTATTCTTTGACACAACTTGCAAAGACTCAGCTGAATAAAGACCGAAAGGAGATCTTGCCGCATGAAATTCCTAGAATGTTCCAGAAATCAGAATTTCTAATGGAACTGGTACGTTCTCATACTTATATTACAAACTGTATTTGtctttttagagtcgttttaaTATTGTTCTGTTATTTTATGCTAGACTACTACGGCTGTCATTATAATCTCTAGCTTATATAGTACCTCTTATCATATACATACATAGTTAGGTGAAAAGGCTGTGGTTTTCTAATCCAAAACCTATTTTTCTTAAACCTCTCTCGTTTCTTTCTTCACACTAGCCTTCTGTTAAAAAGCTTAACTTTCCTGTCTTCTCTTTGAAACAAAATCATATAGTTATTTTATTCATGTATTCAGATTGAATATGGTGAGACAGATGCATGGCTGTCTATGGAACTCATGTTTCATTTGAGTGTTCTTCCCCTTACTCGTCAGCTGACAAAGATAAGCGGTAATCTGTGGGGAAAAACCCTACAAGTGAGTCCTATGATGTTTTTTCTATTTgatgaattcaaattttgataATGGACATGGTCTAAAAGGTATAGGTGGTCTAAATCTAATCTATGCATTTTTCAGGGTGCTAGGGCTCAAAGAGTAGAATATCTTTTACTGCATGCATTCCATGCAAAAAAATATGTTGTTCCAGACAAGATGCATCTGAAGGAAACAAATTCGGCAAAGCGTAAAACAGATAATGGTGTTGATGATAAAAATGTTGATAAGTTGGATGTAAATTTTGATAATGATGCAAAGAAGGATCATGGGAAAGGCAAGAAAGGTCCTGCCTATGCAGGTGGATTGGTATTGGAGCCAAAAAGAGGGTTATATGACAAGTATATATTACTTCTCGACTTCAATAGTCTTTACCCGTCTATTATTCAGGTAAGCAATATTACTTCTGGACTTTACTTACTCCACCATCGCCTAGATGCCTACTTTCAATTTATTTCTTCTCCCTCATGTAAAGTGAGGGAAATGGTTTTACAGATTTTTTTAGTATTCATACCGATTTAATTTTACAGGAATACAATATCTGTTTCACAACAGTGGAAAGATCTTCAGAAGGACTGGCTCCTCGTTTACCATCTAGTAAAAAAATTGGGCTCCTACCTGAGGTATAATGTCATCCTCAGTACAGAATTCTTTGTTTACTCACCCTGCACTTTTTAGCTCAAACAGATTGTCTTCATATCTGTCACAATCTGTTATAACATGGATTGTATGCCTCATAGTTTGTTTCCATTTTCTCATTCTCAAGAAAGTAGGTGCATGTATATAATATGCTTTTTCCACTACTTTGCAGTTGTTAAAAGATCTAGTTGAAAGGAGGAGAAATGTAAAGAAATGGATGAAGACTGCGTCTGGTCTCAAGATCCAGCAACTTGACATTCAACAGCAAGCTCTAAAGCTGACGGCAAATAGGTTTGTTTTGCCTTTTTaggcctttttat is from Pyrus communis chromosome 10, drPyrComm1.1, whole genome shotgun sequence and encodes:
- the LOC137746620 gene encoding DNA polymerase alpha catalytic subunit-like, whose protein sequence is MADDEQGTAANARRRSRGPEASARAGALERLKALRHGGRRSETGGFQIKMEDRIYDTVGDDEYEAIVAKRREEVRGFIVDDNGLGYCDEGEEEDWTRAGPSSDESDGGDRPKRKKVEKKEKDKDKEPGPKMSNSSLMAATAMMGKQRLSSMFTSSVFGKNRDNERGKGLNCDSIVDDVIAEFAPDENDREKRRRGQSNKIFVSNSCVKSEIGSDRGVNIAMKVELDRVVASGSDSVVGSVQIYEGVEENEGKKEMVFEVGDPPIEEIHDFSEREGADEEKNVNFIEEKVEPVEKKEEVFTLNAKIKEDNKDPSLSAMARWKAVRTGGDGNVGGSVVEVNSGSNNEELLQCDLEEDGSLPFYMIDAYEEFYGANMGKLYLFGKVKAGSTYQSCCVVVENMQRCVYAIPNSSVFHSDEIMKLEKDAEESRISSREFRTKLHDMASGLKSDIAKKLLDQNVSAFSMAPVKRNYAFERSDIPAGENYVLKINYPFKDPRLPADLKGETFHALLGTHSSALELFLVKRKIKGPSWLSVSGSEFRTVSQRVSWCKFEVVVKSAKDIQVSNCPKKTAEAPPVVVTAISLKTINFDEIVSASVICCHKSKIDTPVLASEWTRPGMLSHFTVVRKLDGGIFPMGFTKEATEKNSKAGSNVLSIESTERALLNRLMIELHKLDSDVLVGHNISGFDLDVLLRRAKACKVPNAMWSKIGRLKRALMPDLAKGGSIFGSGASLGIMSCISGRLLCDTYLCSRDLLREVSYSLTQLAKTQLNKDRKEILPHEIPRMFQKSEFLMELIEYGETDAWLSMELMFHLSVLPLTRQLTKISGNLWGKTLQGARAQRVEYLLLHAFHAKKYVVPDKMHLKETNSAKRKTDNGVDDKNVDKLDVNFDNDAKKDHGKGKKGPAYAGGLVLEPKRGLYDKYILLLDFNSLYPSIIQEYNICFTTVERSSEGLAPRLPSSKKIGLLPELLKDLVERRRNVKKWMKTASGLKIQQLDIQQQALKLTANSMYGCLGFPNSRFYAKPLAELITLQGREILQSTVDLVQNNLNLEVIYGDTDSIMIYSGLDDIAKAKAIARKVIQEVNKKYRCLEIDLDGLYKRMLLLKKKKYAAVKVQFKNEMPYEVIERKGLDMVRRDWSLLSKELGDFCLSQILSGGSCEDVVESIHDALMKVQEEMRNGQVALEKYVITKSLTKPPEAYPDAKNQPHVQVALRLKQGGYSAGCSAGDTVPYIICCEQGTSVGNSMAIAQRARHPDELKREDGKWMIDIDYYLSQQIHPVVSRLCASIQGTSPGRLADCLGLDSSKFKGNSSEAVRDDPSSLSLLLDDEERFRGCEPLILACPSCSDTFNCPTILNSISKSITEKQTNSQAEESTSDFWHTLRCSKCPGEGDMGRLSPVMIANQVRRQVDGFVSMYYRAFMTCDDESCQYNTRSLNLRLVGNAERGTVCPDYPRCNGRLVRKYTEADLYKQLSFFCHVLDTVRCIEKTEASTRIPVEMELAKVRSVVNLAASTVQRIRDRCAYGWIQLQDLCVAV